In a genomic window of Erigeron canadensis isolate Cc75 chromosome 5, C_canadensis_v1, whole genome shotgun sequence:
- the LOC122601328 gene encoding uncharacterized protein LOC122601328: MADSSSSVLRGAGRNKRPWTTHEDAKLIDALMDLHTSGKYSGADNGFKPGYHKAVEQLLEVSLPDSGLKADPHIKSRMKTLKANFSVVHDMLVGTNTSGFGWNSETCCIDAEDQVWNEYIKSHKTAASFRGKPLPFYEKLCTIFGKDRATGSQAVDLGDEDTLEDSPVTPVTSPPITTPLDVDTDAPTSNGPPSSAINKRKRSKSADGFNDTFHGCSIDLTKSIESSINSLDDKIVESANQGSNIGGGILDQVIVEIQNLPNITWNERVKGMHIIGQNQSMAKIFLQLPEEGRVCYIQMLRDGPLD; encoded by the exons ATGGCAGATTCAAGTTCAAGTGTACTTCGAGGTGCTGGAAGAAACAAAAGACCATGGACAACACATGAAGATGCAAAGCTGATAGATGCCCTTATGGATTTGCATACATCTGGTAAGTACTCAGGTGCAGATAATGGCTTCAAACCCGGATACCATAAGGCAGTGGAACAATTGTTGGAAGTAAGTCTCCCTGACTCGGGCTTGAAAGCGGATCCTCATATCAAATCAAGAATGAAGACACTGAAGGCAAACTTTAGCGTTGTGCATGATATGCTAGTTGGTACAAACACAAGTGGCTTTGGTTGGAATTCTGAAACATGTTGCATTGATGCAGAAGACCAAGTGTGGAATGAGTACATCAAG TCTCACAAAACTGCAGCTAGTTTTAGAGGCAAACCATTACCGTTCTACGAAAAGCTTTGTACTATCTTTGGTAAAGATAGGGCTACAGGATCTCAAGCCGTTGATCTTGGAGATGAAGATACTTTAGAGGATTCACCAGTGACACCAGTAACTTCACCACCAATTACTACCCCTCTTGATGTTGATACTGATGCTCCTACGTCCAACGGACCTCCAAGTAGTGcgattaataaaagaaaaagaagcaagAGTGCTGATGGCTTCAACGATACTTTCCATGGATGTTCCATAGACTTGACAAAGAGTATCGAAAGTTCCATCAACTCTTTGGATGACAAAATTGTTGAGAGTGCCAATCAAGGTTCTAACATTGGTGGTGGTATATTGGATCAAGTTATCGTGGAGATACAAAATTTGCCTAACATCACTTGGAATGAACGCGTGAAAGGTATGCACATTATCGGTCAAAATCAAAGTATGGCTAAGATATTTCTTCAGTTGCCGGAAGAAGGAAGAGTTTGCTACATTCAAATGCTTCGAGATGGTCCTTTAGACTAG
- the LOC122601326 gene encoding protein ALP1-like, protein MEMDEQVAMFLHILGHNLKIRIIVNRFQRSTETISRYFKLVLNAVCRLHKEFYKTPVPVPDNELDEKWKWFKGCLGALDGTYIKIRVPPSDQKPYRSRKGDICTNVLGVCTRDLQFTYVLVGWEGSATDSRVLRDAISRPNGLKIPNGTYYLCDAGYANAEGFLTPYRGQRYHLNDWNRPPTTPKELYNKKHASARNVIERCFELIKNKWAILRDVSYHRPRSMARIIIACCLMHNFIRTTMDHDPSDDEVPDDHIEPENNHDNVINTVETSHGWNDRRDNLANDMFNEWNARRSHLAH, encoded by the exons ATGGAAATGGATGAACAAGTTGCAATGTTCTTACATATACTTGGACATAATCTAAAAATTCGAATAATAGTCAACAGATTTCAAAGGTCCACCGAAACGATAAGTAGGTATTTCAAGCTAGTCTTAAATGCGGTATGTCGCCTACACAAAGAGTTTTACAAGACACCAGTCCCTGTGCCAGATAATGAATTAGATGAGAAATGGAAGTGGTTTAAG GGTTGCCTAGGAGCATTAGATGGAACATATATTAAGATTAGGGTCCCTCCTAGTGATCAAAAACCTTACCGTTCACGAAAGGGTGACATTTGTACCAATGTTCTGGGTGTTTGTACAAGAGACCTTCAGTTTACCTACGTGTTGGTGGGATGGGAGGGTTCAGCAACGGATAGTCGAGTGCTTCGGGATGCCATTAGTAGGCCAAACGGTCTTAAGATACCTAATG GAACGTACTACCTTTGTGATGCCGGCTATGCCAACGCGGAAGGTTTTTTAACTCCGTATCGTGGTCAGAGATACCATCTTAATGATTGGAACCGTCCACCTACAACTCCAAAAGAGTTGTATAATAAGAAACATGCATCGGCAAGAAATGTCATTGAGAGATGTTTCGAATTAATCAAGAATAAATGGGCTATTTTGCGTGATGTTTCTTACCATCGACCACGCTCTATGGCACGAATAATTATTGCTTGTTGCTTGATGCATAATTTCATTCGCACAACAATGGACCATGACCCTTCTGATGATGAAGTACCAGATGACCATATAGAACCCGAAAACAACCATGATAATGTGATTAACACCGTGGAGACTTCACATGGATGGAATGACCGTAGGGATAACCTTGCGAATGACATGTTTAATGAGTGGAATGCAAGACGTTCTCATTTGGCCCACTAA